The Lacipirellula parvula genome window below encodes:
- a CDS encoding peptidylprolyl isomerase — MSSTDAEAAMRAAEWKHRFVWFGIAATVLAIAVLIRMSQGDVAVQAAAPQAAAASAPRSAEESQPLPRPGRPTHDVMALINGKDISRKDLTDACVQRYGEDVLESIVNKRLITNHCTNHNITVTQAEIDAEIDRMAKRFQLGREQWLEMLQKERGVTAAEYARDIVWPTLALRKLADKQLQVSQEELQKAYEQEFGPMVRARLIAVGNAEKAKQIHAQVSAHPDSFAKVAIEQSEDVNSASIGGMIQPIRRHVGDPKIEAEAFRLQPGQVSAIIPAAQQFIILKCDEHIAAQPMPMAQVQDRLVERIKEEKLRDAATGIFEKVQQTAVVQNVYNNPELSKTMPGVVATVNGDRITMQELGAECLLRHGEEVLEGEISRTLLEQELKATGVTVTQADIDAEMVHAAELAGVVDAKGDADLPKWIETVTAEQGVSKERYLRDSVWPSAALKKLSAKGVQVTEEDIAKGFDANYGERVRCRAIVLSNQRQAQDVWNKARQNPSLEYFGDLAAEYSVEPTSKALRGEVPPLGRYGGQDTLENEAFKLQNGELSQIIQLGDKFIILRCEGRTERMDIELKDVREILRRDIFEKKLRMTMGQKFEEINSRARVDNYLAGTTQDPAPKPGAVREDTAVLPTATR; from the coding sequence ATGTCTAGCACGGATGCTGAAGCTGCGATGCGCGCGGCTGAATGGAAACATCGCTTTGTCTGGTTTGGCATTGCCGCCACGGTGCTGGCGATCGCCGTTCTGATTCGCATGTCGCAGGGCGACGTCGCCGTCCAAGCAGCGGCTCCGCAAGCCGCGGCCGCTTCGGCGCCGCGCTCGGCGGAAGAATCGCAGCCGCTGCCCCGTCCCGGTCGTCCGACGCATGACGTCATGGCGCTGATCAACGGCAAAGACATCAGCCGGAAGGATCTGACCGACGCCTGCGTCCAGCGTTACGGCGAAGACGTGCTCGAGAGCATCGTCAACAAGCGGCTCATCACGAACCACTGCACGAATCACAACATCACGGTCACGCAGGCGGAAATCGACGCCGAGATCGACCGAATGGCCAAGCGTTTCCAACTCGGCCGCGAGCAATGGCTCGAGATGCTGCAGAAGGAGCGGGGCGTCACGGCGGCGGAATATGCCCGCGACATCGTGTGGCCGACCCTGGCGCTGCGGAAGTTGGCTGACAAGCAGCTGCAAGTGAGCCAGGAAGAACTGCAGAAGGCCTACGAGCAAGAGTTCGGTCCGATGGTCCGTGCTCGGCTGATTGCCGTGGGCAATGCCGAGAAGGCGAAGCAGATTCATGCTCAAGTTTCGGCCCATCCTGACTCGTTCGCCAAGGTGGCGATCGAGCAATCGGAAGACGTCAACAGCGCGAGCATCGGCGGCATGATTCAGCCGATCCGCCGCCATGTGGGCGACCCCAAGATCGAGGCCGAGGCGTTTCGCCTGCAGCCAGGCCAAGTTTCGGCGATCATCCCGGCCGCTCAGCAGTTCATCATTCTGAAGTGCGACGAGCACATTGCGGCCCAACCGATGCCGATGGCCCAAGTGCAGGATCGGCTCGTCGAGCGGATCAAGGAAGAGAAGCTGCGTGACGCCGCGACCGGCATCTTCGAGAAGGTGCAGCAAACGGCCGTCGTGCAAAACGTTTACAACAATCCCGAGTTGAGCAAGACGATGCCGGGCGTCGTCGCGACGGTGAACGGCGATCGCATCACGATGCAAGAGTTGGGCGCCGAGTGCTTGCTGCGTCACGGCGAGGAAGTGCTTGAGGGCGAGATCTCGCGGACGCTGCTGGAGCAAGAGCTCAAGGCGACTGGCGTCACGGTGACGCAAGCCGACATCGACGCCGAGATGGTGCACGCTGCTGAATTGGCGGGCGTCGTCGACGCGAAGGGAGACGCCGACCTGCCGAAGTGGATTGAAACGGTCACCGCCGAGCAGGGCGTCTCGAAAGAGCGTTATCTGCGTGATTCGGTGTGGCCGTCGGCGGCGCTCAAGAAGCTGTCCGCGAAGGGCGTGCAGGTGACTGAAGAAGATATCGCCAAGGGTTTCGATGCGAACTACGGCGAGCGGGTCCGTTGCCGGGCGATTGTGCTGAGCAATCAACGCCAGGCGCAAGACGTGTGGAACAAGGCTCGCCAGAATCCTTCGCTGGAATACTTCGGCGACCTGGCGGCCGAATACTCGGTTGAGCCGACGAGCAAGGCGTTGCGGGGCGAAGTGCCGCCGCTGGGCCGTTACGGCGGTCAGGACACGCTGGAGAACGAGGCCTTCAAGCTGCAGAACGGCGAGCTGTCGCAGATCATCCAGTTGGGCGACAAGTTCATCATTCTCCGCTGCGAAGGTCGCACGGAACGGATGGACATCGAGCTGAAGGACGTCCGCGAAATTCTCCGCCGCGACATTTTCGAGAAGAAGTTGCGGATGACGATGGGCCAGAAGTTCGAGGAAATCAACTCGCGGGCTCGCGTCGACAACTACTTGGCGGGAACGACGCAAGATCCGGCGCCGAAGCCGGGGGCGGTTCGCGAGGATACGGCGGTACTGCCGACGGCGACTCGTTGA